The DNA sequence GTTTTTTCATTAATAGCTGCTGCAAAGTTTTGTGGGTCATCAGAATCTACAAATACTGTTTTGATGCCCATTCTTGGTAGGGTAGAAGCAAATAGATTATAGGTACCTCCATACAAGGTGCTGGCAGAAATAATTTCATCCCCAACCTCAGCAAGGTTTTGGATAGCGTAGGTAATAGCTGCTTGACCAGAAGATACTGCCAAAGCTCCTACACCTCCCTCTAGGGCAGCGATTCGTTCTTCGAACACCGCTGTTGTAGGATTGCCAATTCTTGTATAGATGTTGCCAGCTTCCTTAAGACCAAATAGATTAGCTGCATGCTCTGCACTATTAAATACATAGGCACAGGTTTGGTAAATGGGAACTGCTCTTGAACCTGTAGTAGGGTCTGGTTTCTGTCCTGCATGGACCTGAAGTGTGTCAAATCTCAAATTTTTTTGTGACATTTTAATATCGCTCCTTTTTAATAGTAGTATTGAAATACAAAAAAGCTCCTCCAAGAGAATGGAGAAGCTTATAAGCATATATGGATTAGTTATCCTCTCATCTCTTAGGTAAATATACCTACAGGATTTAGCACCATGCACATAGTATGCTGGTTGCCGGGCTTCATAGGGCCAGTCCCTCCGCCACTCTTTATAAGAGTTAAGTATGAAGTTTTATGTTATATAATTTATCACCCAGTAAAGGTTATGTCAAGGTTTTTTTAAAAAATAAAAATAATTAAATCTATTTTAAATTTTTCATCTGTTAAATTCTGTTGTTGATTTTATGGTAGTTAATAATATTGAAAAATGTTGGAGCAGGTCATTTATAGAATCCTTCTAAAATCCTCAGAAGTACATTAATAAAATTATAGAGCCTATAGAATAAACTGTATATTTATAAAATTATAAAAAATATGTTATAATAATTAAATAGAAATGAATAAATACATAGATATAATAATCTGTATAAAAAGATAAAACCAGGGATAAAACACGAATTTCAATAGAATTTTGTGCTATTATCAAGAGGAAATTCCCTTATACCCTTTAATTATCTATCATATTTAAGAAAAACATATATTTATCTAATATAATTCTACAAATAGTTTAAAAAGTATTTGTTTTGGGTATAAAATATTAAAATATTTACTAAAAACAAATAAAAATATAAAAAATATAAATTTAATGAGGATATAATACAAAAATACTTTGCAAATGTGATTTTTATAAATATACAAGTTTGACAAAAATATCAAGGGGGTGTGGTAGGCTTCATCTGACCAGAATGAAGTAAGAAAGAGAAAAGAAAGACGATAAGAATAAATAAAGGGAGGATACAATGAGTATTAACAAAGCTTATGCTCAAGCATTAGGGGCACATGAAGTGGAGGATCTAAAGGTTACGAAGGCAACTGTGGAGGATGTTGAAGGAATATTGGCAGTAGCAGCTTCTGTAGGAACCGATAGCAAAGACCATAGAAAAGGATTTTTAATGGATAACTATTTAAAGGATAAGAAAAAGTATGGGGAGAAGTTTAAAAATGATGTTGAAAATTCAAAGCTATTTTATGTCATTAAAAAAGGAGAACGGGTTTTAGGATTTCTCTTGGCCTACACAAAAGAACAATGGATTAACATGGAACCCACTTGGCTTTTTAAGACTATGTGGAAGGGAGATTTTGATAAAAAATCTCTGAAAAAATTTGTTGTTCTCGAAAAAATTGCCGTTCGCTCAAACTTAACGGGATTAGGTATAGGAAGTAAGCTATACAAACGATTTAAAGAAGATGCTAAAGCTATGGGGATTAAGGATATGTTTTCCGAGACGATTATTTCACCAAAGCCAAATTTTGCATCTATGGAATTTGCAATTAAACAACAGTACAATTTGGCAGGGATTCGATACGAAAAATTCGAGGGTAAAGTTCTTACCGACATCGTTTATCATAGAAAATTATTATAAAAGACGACCCAACTGGGTCGTCTTTGTATTTATAAGTTTACTTTTACTTCATATTTACCCTTTAATTCATTTACTCTATTTGAGTACAGATCATGCTGTTTTTGACCAAGAAGTTGTTGCGCTAATTGACCTTTAACATCTTCAAAAGACTTCATTTCTTCGGGATTTTGCTCAAATACCTTAATAATATGGTGACCAAATTGAGTTTTTACAGGCTTGCTAATCTCATTCTTTTCCATGCTGAAAACAGCTTCTTCAAATTCAGGTACCATTTGTCCCCTAGGAAAAGCACCTAGGTTTCCGCCCTGAGCCTTTGAAGGACATTTTGAATATTTTTCAGCGGCTTCCTCAAAGGAAAGACCCCCTTCAAGCTCTTTAATAATTGCTTCAGCTTCTTCTTCACTATCTACAAGAATGTGACTAGCTTTTGCAGTAGCTGGATTTTTAAAATGATCTTTATGGGATTCGTAATACTCGCCTAATTCCTTTTCGTCAAGGGCTACAGTTTTTACCAATTTGTTAATGGCATATTGCTTTAAAAAACTTTCTTCTACTTTTTTCAACTCTTTTTGAAAGGTTTCATCTTTATCTAGACCGTTGTCTAAAGCATCTAGATAAAACAATTCTTGGTTTATAAGCTCTTCTAACAATCTTTTTTTGCCTTCCTCCGATTGAAATTGTGCAGCCCTTTGTGGATCAATGCCCCTCATAAGTAGTTGTAGATCGGCCTCGGTAATTTCACGATCCCCTACTACTGCCAAAATGTTTTTGTTATCCATAAATTAAACGCTCCTTTGTAAGTATATTCTAAACCATCTTAACAAAAAAAGAGGAATATGTCCAATTTACATGAGTTTCCCCCAATAAATGGTGAATTATTATAATAAAGTAGTTTTGGTTATTAATTTTTAAAGTTTAAAAAAATTCTTTTCAAAATCATAAAAATAAAGTACACTAAAGACAGATATTGGAAAAGTCCTTGACTCAAGGACTAAATGTTATATTTTTCTAAATCGCTAATATAGTGGATATTTTAGGATAAAAATCGTAGAACTTCTTCTTCAGAAATGGTTTAAAAAATAGATTTTTTACAATAATAAGTATAGGCAATAGTGTATAGTAAATCTTTAATATAAAGGAGGTCAATATATTGAAAAAAATATTAATAACTGGCGCATTAGGTCAAATAGGTTCAGAATTGACAATGAACATGAGGAAAATCTATGGCAATGATAATGTAATTGCCAGTAGTAGAAGAAGACAAGAAAATGAGGTAGTAGAAAGTGGACCTTTTGAAATTGTAGATGTTACTAACCCACAACATCTTGTGGATGCAGTAAAAAAGCATAAGCCAGATACTATTATTAATCTTGCTGCTATTTTATCAGCCAATGGAGAAAATAATCCATCGGCAGCATGGAATATAAATATGAATGGTCTATATAATATTTTAGAAGTTGCTAGAGAAAATCAATGTGCTGTTTGCACCCCAAGCTCTATCGCAGTTTTTGGTCCTAGTACACCAAAGGATAATACTCCTCAGGATACATTGATGCGTCCAACCACCATGTATGGTGTAACAAAGGTGGCAGGGGAACTTCTTTGTGATTATTACTTTAAAAAGTTCAATGTGGACACTAGAGGTGTTCGTTTTCCAGGATTAATCTCTAATGTTGCATTACCTGGAGGCGGAACCACTGATTATGCTGTGCATATTTACTATGAAGCCCTAAAAAATAAGAAATACACCTGCTTTTTACAAAAGGGCACCTATATGGATATGATGTATATGCCAGATGCACTAGATGCTATTATTAATCTAATGGAGGCTGACCCAACTAAGTTAGTCCATAGGAATGCCTTTAATGTTACTGCTATGAGCTTTGATCCCGAAGGCATTGCTGCAGAGATTAAAAAGCATATTCCAGAGTTCACCATAGATTATAATGTAAATCAAGACATACAAAACATAGCAGACTCATGGCCCAATTCATTGGATGATAGTGAAGCAAGAGAGCAATGGGGCTGGAATCCAAAATATGATTTAACAGCTATGACGAAGGATATGTTAGATACGTTAAGCAAAAAACTTAATATTCAGTATTAATTAAACAAAGTCCTCCTTTTAAATATAGGGAGGACTTTGTTTAAATATTCTAAAAAATTTCCTTTACTTTTGGTTAAATTTTTTATACAATACGTTACAAATTAACTTAATAGATACTAGGATATAGGAGGGACTGTTGTGACCATAACAGTAAGGGATATTTTAAATCTACCAATTTTTAAAAATGTTACTATTATCGCAGGGAAGAATGGTTTAGATAAAAGGATAAAACGAATAAGTGTTTTTGATATATTTACCTATGATGATGATCCTCAGCACCTATCAAAGGAGGGGGACTTTTATCTTTCGGGTTTTTATGACATAAGAAATTCCATTGAAAATCAGATACAAGCTATCAATATTATGATAAAAGCTGGATCCTGTGCCTTATGTCTCATTGATTCCTTTGTTGGAGAAATCCACCAGGAGGTGAAGAAGGTAGCTGATGACAATGACTACCCTATTCTAGTAATAAGTGGTGAAATTCCCTACTCGGAGATAATTATGGATGTGATGGAGGCCATTATTGAAGACAATCTTGATACTATCAAAAGTTTAGAGATTGAACATATGCTAAAGGAAAGCTTTAATAAAAATGCATTGCTGGAAAAAGCTTATCAAATCAACGAAAACTTTGAAAAAAATGTAATAATTTTATTTTACAGTGATTATGCCATTACAAAGAGGTATATAGAAAGGATAAAGGATTCCTATGTAGGGCATAAGGAATGGACGATTCTTAAGTTTAGAAAGGGTATTTTATTTATCATTACAAGTAATAAAAGGACATATGAAGATATAAGTTGTACTTTGAACTATGCTATAAAGACATTGGGGAAAGATAGTACCACCTACAAAATTGGGATTAGCAACTATCATTTAGGCTTAGATAAACTAAATACAGCTCTTCA is a window from the Natronincola ferrireducens genome containing:
- a CDS encoding GNAT family N-acetyltransferase, which gives rise to MSINKAYAQALGAHEVEDLKVTKATVEDVEGILAVAASVGTDSKDHRKGFLMDNYLKDKKKYGEKFKNDVENSKLFYVIKKGERVLGFLLAYTKEQWINMEPTWLFKTMWKGDFDKKSLKKFVVLEKIAVRSNLTGLGIGSKLYKRFKEDAKAMGIKDMFSETIISPKPNFASMEFAIKQQYNLAGIRYEKFEGKVLTDIVYHRKLL
- a CDS encoding peptidylprolyl isomerase; translated protein: MDNKNILAVVGDREITEADLQLLMRGIDPQRAAQFQSEEGKKRLLEELINQELFYLDALDNGLDKDETFQKELKKVEESFLKQYAINKLVKTVALDEKELGEYYESHKDHFKNPATAKASHILVDSEEEAEAIIKELEGGLSFEEAAEKYSKCPSKAQGGNLGAFPRGQMVPEFEEAVFSMEKNEISKPVKTQFGHHIIKVFEQNPEEMKSFEDVKGQLAQQLLGQKQHDLYSNRVNELKGKYEVKVNL
- a CDS encoding L-threonine 3-dehydrogenase, with the protein product MKKILITGALGQIGSELTMNMRKIYGNDNVIASSRRRQENEVVESGPFEIVDVTNPQHLVDAVKKHKPDTIINLAAILSANGENNPSAAWNINMNGLYNILEVARENQCAVCTPSSIAVFGPSTPKDNTPQDTLMRPTTMYGVTKVAGELLCDYYFKKFNVDTRGVRFPGLISNVALPGGGTTDYAVHIYYEALKNKKYTCFLQKGTYMDMMYMPDALDAIINLMEADPTKLVHRNAFNVTAMSFDPEGIAAEIKKHIPEFTIDYNVNQDIQNIADSWPNSLDDSEAREQWGWNPKYDLTAMTKDMLDTLSKKLNIQY
- a CDS encoding PucR family transcriptional regulator, with amino-acid sequence MTITVRDILNLPIFKNVTIIAGKNGLDKRIKRISVFDIFTYDDDPQHLSKEGDFYLSGFYDIRNSIENQIQAINIMIKAGSCALCLIDSFVGEIHQEVKKVADDNDYPILVISGEIPYSEIIMDVMEAIIEDNLDTIKSLEIEHMLKESFNKNALLEKAYQINENFEKNVIILFYSDYAITKRYIERIKDSYVGHKEWTILKFRKGILFIITSNKRTYEDISCTLNYAIKTLGKDSTTYKIGISNYHLGLDKLNTALQEAVFSCDLAKIMDQKVVYYNKLGIYKFLTPLRHNPAIKNFHDEILQPIISYDEKNKSNLLETAVAFIDNDTDVKKTAQVLFQHENTIRYRIMKIKEIFDKENIQGNFIEQLSVAIKINKLY